In the Salvelinus fontinalis isolate EN_2023a chromosome 34, ASM2944872v1, whole genome shotgun sequence genome, one interval contains:
- the LOC129834021 gene encoding Golgi apparatus membrane protein TVP23 homolog B-like — MMRLDSQEEDAPLFGDDDDDAPTATRQKKSEIKHPLATFFHLFFRTSAILVYLLCEILSSSFIVCMVTIILLLSCDFWTVKNVSGRLMVGLRWWNQVDEDGQSHWVFESRPATSRKVPTNSESQIFWLGLVVCPVLWVIFVFSTLFSFKFKWLAVVIMGVALQWANLYGYVRCKVGGKTNLRSMATNYLGSQFFKRAMAKQGP, encoded by the exons ATGATGAGACTG GATTCACAGGAGGAAGATGCTCCACTCTTTGGTGACGACGATGATGATGCCCCCACCGCCACCAGACAGAAGAAGTCAGAAATCAA GCATCCCCTGGCCACGTTTTTCCATCTCTTCTTCCGCACCAGTGCCATCTTAGTCTACCTACTGTGTGAAATCCTGAGCAGTAGTTTCATCGTCTGTATGGtcaccatcatcctcctcctttCATGTGACTTCTGGACAGTCAAG AATGTGTCTGGCAGGTTGATGGTGGGCCTCAGGTGGTGGAACCAGGTGGATGAGGATGGACAGAGCCACTGGGTGTTTGAGTCCAGACCA GCAACCAGTAGAAAAGTTCCAACCAACTCTGAATCACAGATCTTCTGGCTGGGTCTGGTTGTGTGTCCAGTCCTCTGGGTCATCTTTGTGTTCAGTACTCTCTTCTCCTTCAAGTTTAAGTGGCTG GCAGTGGTGATCATGGGTGTGGCCTTGCAGTGGGCCAACCTGTATGGATATGTGCGATGCAAAGTAGGCGGGAAGACCAACTTGAGGAGCATGGCAACCAACTACCTTGGCAGCCAGTTCTTCAAACGG GCAATGGCCAAACAGGGACCCTAG